A stretch of the Desulfobacter sp. genome encodes the following:
- a CDS encoding IS256 family transposase — MTEENTEFDFQKALKGIQEGKPFTGKGGVLKSLIKNLAEAALEGELESHLGQEVSANRRNGKSKKTIKSLDGKFELETPRDRAGTFSPQIVKKHQTTLSDEIERKIIALYGLGMSYNDMASHLQEIYGLEISNATLSTITDKIIHTVKEWQARPLENVYPIVWLDAIHYKVRENGKVGSKAVYTILGVNIEGRKEVLGLYISENEGANFWLQVLTDLSNRGVKDILIACVDGLKGLPEAIETIFPDTEVQLCVVHQIRNSLKYVGSKNKKEFMADLKRVYKAVNKDLAEEELDILENKWNDKYPIVIKSWRNNWERLSHFFKYPEEIRRIIYTTNTIEAVHRQFRKLTKTKGSFPNQDSLLKLLYMGIQNASKKWTMPIQNWSLTISQLAIFFEGRLDKELGI; from the coding sequence ATGACCGAAGAAAACACCGAATTTGATTTTCAAAAAGCCCTTAAAGGCATCCAGGAAGGTAAACCCTTCACAGGTAAGGGCGGCGTCCTTAAATCATTAATCAAAAATCTTGCTGAAGCTGCTCTTGAAGGAGAGTTGGAGTCCCATCTTGGGCAGGAAGTTTCTGCCAACCGCCGTAATGGAAAAAGCAAAAAGACCATTAAATCCCTGGATGGTAAATTTGAGCTGGAAACCCCGCGTGACAGGGCCGGAACCTTCTCTCCACAGATCGTCAAAAAACATCAGACAACGCTCAGCGATGAAATTGAAAGAAAGATAATAGCCCTTTACGGCCTGGGCATGAGTTATAATGATATGGCTTCCCATTTACAGGAAATCTATGGACTTGAGATTTCAAATGCCACTCTGAGCACCATTACCGATAAAATCATCCATACCGTCAAAGAATGGCAGGCCAGGCCGTTGGAAAATGTGTACCCAATCGTATGGCTTGATGCCATACATTATAAAGTACGAGAAAACGGAAAGGTCGGCAGCAAAGCCGTTTACACAATTCTTGGGGTGAATATCGAGGGCCGCAAAGAGGTTCTTGGGCTGTACATATCCGAGAATGAGGGTGCGAACTTCTGGCTGCAGGTGTTAACAGACCTTTCAAACCGAGGGGTAAAAGATATCCTGATTGCCTGTGTTGATGGTCTAAAAGGTTTACCCGAGGCCATTGAGACCATATTCCCGGACACAGAAGTTCAACTCTGCGTAGTCCACCAGATCCGAAATTCATTGAAATACGTTGGTTCCAAAAATAAAAAGGAATTTATGGCAGATCTAAAACGTGTTTATAAAGCGGTCAATAAGGATCTGGCCGAAGAAGAACTGGATATCTTGGAAAATAAATGGAATGACAAATACCCGATTGTGATAAAATCCTGGCGGAACAACTGGGAACGCCTCAGTCATTTCTTTAAATATCCAGAAGAGATTCGACGGATAATATACACCACAAATACCATTGAGGCTGTGCATCGACAGTTTCGAAAACTGACCAAAACAAAGGGATCATTCCCGAACCAGGACAGCCTGTTAAAGCTGCTTTACATGGGGATCCAGAACGCCAGTAAAAAATGGACAATGCCGATTCAAAATTGGTCACTGACAATTTCCCAGTTGGCAATTTTCTTTGAAGGCCGGCTGGATAAAGAGCTGGGAATTTGA
- a CDS encoding DegT/DnrJ/EryC1/StrS family aminotransferase gives MSEKDHLKILPYGRQSVDENDVKAVMNAVEAPFLTTGPGVAEFEKKMCKITTAKYAVACASGTAALHLACMALGVKNGDLGLTSPISFLASANCVEYCRGQADFIDIDPSTLCLSPEDLDRYCRKIKVPDLVIPVDFAGVPADLPAIKKLSDQYGFKVIEDAAHALGSQYQDGGKTYDCGSCAHTDLAVFSFHPVKTVTTGEGGAVMTNDQGLAKRLRRLRSHGMETQKAKQAEQGDWYYEMTDLGYNYRITDLQCALGIAQLEKLSAFKAVSIQSPAPGDCLLLQPGLWEDRFFDPSPGQIGRACLSPSLPYPD, from the coding sequence ATGTCAGAGAAAGATCATTTGAAAATATTGCCCTATGGTCGGCAGTCTGTGGATGAAAATGATGTCAAAGCGGTAATGAACGCCGTGGAGGCCCCGTTTTTGACCACAGGTCCGGGTGTGGCGGAGTTTGAAAAAAAAATGTGTAAAATTACCACGGCCAAATATGCCGTGGCCTGTGCCAGCGGTACTGCGGCCCTCCACCTTGCCTGTATGGCCCTGGGGGTGAAAAACGGGGATCTTGGCCTGACCTCTCCCATCTCTTTTCTGGCCTCTGCCAACTGCGTTGAGTATTGCCGGGGGCAGGCGGATTTTATTGACATTGATCCTTCAACCCTTTGTCTTTCTCCTGAAGATCTGGATAGATATTGTAGAAAAATAAAAGTGCCTGATCTGGTGATCCCGGTTGATTTTGCAGGGGTTCCGGCGGATTTGCCGGCCATCAAAAAATTATCCGATCAATATGGATTCAAGGTGATTGAGGATGCAGCCCATGCCCTTGGGTCCCAATACCAGGATGGGGGGAAAACCTATGACTGCGGTTCCTGTGCCCATACGGATTTGGCTGTGTTTTCCTTTCACCCGGTAAAAACCGTGACCACAGGAGAGGGCGGGGCTGTGATGACCAATGATCAAGGTCTTGCCAAACGGCTGCGCAGGCTCAGAAGTCACGGTATGGAAACCCAAAAGGCCAAACAAGCGGAACAGGGGGACTGGTACTATGAAATGACGGACCTGGGATACAACTACAGGATTACCGACCTTCAATGTGCCCTGGGCATTGCCCAGCTTGAAAAGCTGTCAGCATTCAAAGCTGTCAGCATTCAAAGCCCGGCGCCAGGAGATTGTCTCTTGTTACAACCGGGCCTTTGGGAAGATCGCTTCTTTGATCCTTCCCCCGGACAGATTGGAAGGGCCTGCCTGTCCCCATCTTTACCCTATCCGGATTAA
- a CDS encoding adenylate/guanylate cyclase domain-containing protein codes for MDDPNLRRKLAAIVSIDVKDYSRLMADDDVKTVKMLKVCRRIMAGEIEAYQGRVVDSPGDNLLSEFVSVAHAVQVAASIQAALNEKNKDLPPNRKMALRIGINLGDVIQDGDQIFGDGLNIAARLEGIAPGGGICISGSAFDQVKKLLPVGYEYLGEKSLKNISDKVRVYRVVTSPKAPSHVTYACKHDDPRTRKKKRIIFLVVCVCLALGLAHLKHKNNFSDSKPSTLLALHLPQKPSLAVLPFENMSQDPSQDYFSDGLTEDLITDLSQVSGLFVIARNSVFVYKGKPVKIDQIGRELGVRYVLEGSVRKQGEQVRITAQLIDAKSEGHIWAQRYDRELADLFSVQDEVRLKIVKALAVELTSDDQERITKKTSVDPAAYDYYLRGVELMSGKMKNGAVEAKVMFERALALAPDYARAQAALGQAILIQWIFGVDQDPQSLKTAMDWAEKPIAVNPEES; via the coding sequence ATGGACGATCCCAACCTAAGGCGTAAGCTTGCAGCCATTGTTTCCATTGATGTTAAGGATTATTCCCGCCTCATGGCTGATGATGATGTGAAAACAGTTAAGATGCTCAAAGTCTGCCGCCGTATCATGGCAGGGGAAATCGAGGCTTATCAGGGTCGTGTGGTGGATTCTCCCGGGGATAATTTATTGTCTGAGTTTGTATCTGTTGCCCATGCAGTCCAGGTGGCGGCGAGTATCCAGGCCGCTTTAAATGAAAAGAACAAAGACTTACCCCCTAACCGGAAAATGGCCTTACGGATCGGGATCAACCTTGGAGATGTAATCCAAGACGGGGACCAGATTTTTGGAGACGGGCTCAACATCGCGGCCCGGCTTGAGGGCATTGCCCCTGGCGGAGGAATCTGTATTTCCGGATCTGCCTTTGACCAGGTTAAAAAGCTGCTGCCTGTGGGGTATGAATACCTGGGAGAAAAATCCCTTAAAAATATTTCTGACAAGGTGAGGGTATACCGGGTTGTCACGAGTCCTAAAGCCCCGAGTCATGTGACCTATGCCTGTAAACACGACGATCCCCGGACCCGAAAAAAAAAGAGGATCATTTTTTTGGTTGTATGTGTCTGTCTTGCCTTGGGCCTGGCTCACTTGAAGCACAAAAATAATTTTTCCGATTCCAAACCCTCCACCCTGCTTGCCCTGCACCTGCCCCAAAAACCGAGCCTGGCCGTACTGCCCTTTGAGAATATGAGTCAGGATCCAAGCCAGGATTATTTTTCAGACGGGTTGACCGAAGATCTGATCACGGATCTGTCCCAGGTGTCCGGACTTTTTGTCATTGCAAGAAATTCAGTCTTTGTCTACAAGGGAAAACCTGTGAAAATTGATCAGATCGGCAGGGAACTCGGGGTCCGTTATGTACTGGAGGGCAGTGTGCGAAAGCAGGGCGAACAGGTGAGAATTACGGCCCAGCTCATTGATGCCAAGTCCGAAGGGCATATTTGGGCCCAGAGATATGACAGGGAGCTGGCAGATCTGTTTTCCGTCCAGGATGAGGTGAGACTGAAAATTGTGAAGGCCCTGGCCGTGGAACTCACCTCTGATGACCAGGAGCGGATTACAAAGAAAACAAGTGTGGATCCGGCGGCCTATGACTATTACCTTCGGGGCGTTGAACTCATGTCCGGGAAGATGAAAAACGGAGCGGTTGAGGCCAAGGTCATGTTTGAACGCGCCTTGGCCCTGGCGCCTGATTATGCCCGGGCACAGGCCGCTCTGGGTCAGGCCATTCTCATCCAGTGGATCTTTGGGGTGGACCAGGACCCCCAGTCCCTTAAAACGGCAATGGATTGGGCTGAAAAACCCATTGCCGTAAATCCTGAAGAGAGTTAG
- a CDS encoding IS4 family transposase translates to MTHISVPKKQLRSLNFDNFRCPLIKSLSKAPELQSRGDRPLKMTFEDQINALVYFHLQEHKSARHLIQDLKENVFAKENIAPDGGISRSSFCEAINHRGLEQLQFIFEDLYKQALECHPGEHAELGELVSIDGSLINAVLSMHWANYRKGSKKAKVHCGFDINHGIPNKIFLTEGNGAERTFVPKILSKGQTGVMDRGYQSHKEFDLLQEQGKHFVCRIKTRTTRTIIDNHETPSDSYIFYDALVKLGTPNQNQTKRPVRVVGYKIAGVKYYVATDRHDLTAEQIATIYKLRWTIEDFFKWWKEHLKVYHLIARSEYGLMVQILGGLITYLLLAIHCQKQFNEKVTIKRVRQLRTAILNDLFGCEEQGSHSSNRDNIVKDQKIIEQAKT, encoded by the coding sequence ATGACGCACATCTCAGTCCCTAAAAAACAACTACGGTCCCTGAACTTTGACAATTTCAGGTGCCCTCTGATAAAGTCACTTTCAAAAGCACCGGAATTACAATCTCGAGGAGACCGCCCTTTAAAAATGACATTCGAAGATCAGATAAATGCTTTGGTTTATTTCCATCTTCAGGAGCACAAGTCTGCCCGACATTTAATTCAGGATCTCAAGGAGAATGTTTTTGCTAAAGAAAATATTGCGCCAGACGGTGGTATCAGCCGTAGTAGTTTCTGTGAAGCCATCAATCACAGGGGACTCGAACAACTGCAATTTATCTTTGAGGATCTTTATAAACAGGCTCTTGAGTGTCATCCGGGTGAACACGCCGAGTTAGGAGAGTTGGTTTCCATTGACGGTAGTCTCATAAATGCAGTCCTTTCAATGCACTGGGCGAACTACAGAAAAGGAAGTAAAAAAGCCAAAGTACATTGCGGATTTGACATTAATCACGGAATCCCAAACAAAATCTTTTTGACTGAAGGCAACGGCGCTGAACGCACTTTTGTTCCCAAAATACTTTCCAAGGGGCAAACAGGTGTTATGGATCGTGGATATCAATCCCATAAAGAATTTGACCTGCTTCAGGAGCAAGGCAAACATTTTGTCTGCCGTATAAAAACCAGGACAACAAGAACAATTATTGATAACCACGAGACCCCTTCCGACAGCTACATTTTTTATGATGCACTGGTTAAACTTGGTACTCCGAATCAAAACCAGACGAAAAGGCCTGTTCGGGTTGTTGGCTATAAAATTGCTGGCGTCAAATACTATGTGGCAACTGACAGGCATGATTTAACAGCGGAACAAATAGCAACAATTTATAAACTCCGGTGGACCATTGAGGATTTTTTCAAATGGTGGAAAGAACATCTGAAGGTATATCATCTCATTGCCCGCAGTGAATACGGCCTTATGGTTCAGATTCTTGGCGGCCTTATCACTTACCTGTTACTGGCAATCCATTGCCAAAAACAGTTTAATGAAAAGGTCACGATCAAAAGAGTTCGGCAGCTGCGAACCGCCATTCTAAATGACCTGTTTGGCTGCGAGGAGCAGGGCTCTCATAGTTCAAACAGGGACAATATTGTCAAAGATCAAAAAATTATTGAGCAAGCAAAAACCTAA
- a CDS encoding ISL3 family transposase: MSTSFIYHAFGLRDYFYKTTRFIGGIITFELIPKPEAVKCPECNSRSVTRKGIVTRDLRTIPVGSKPVILRTAIQRIWCSFCQFVRQIKLSFAQEGKSYTRAFERYVLELSQFMTIKDIAIHLRISWDTIKQIQKEDLLRRYRNIPLEKVRQIAIDEISIGKGHKYLTIVMDLESGRILHVGEGKGGEALKSFWTKVKISKAKIKAVSIDMSPAYLSAVIENLSGSAIVFDRFHVVKLFNEKLSDFRRKLYNLLANTGQQKLLKGVRWLLLKNPENLSDDKKEAQRLEEALKINQPLLVVYYMKEELRQIWNQKKKETAEKIVSNWINLANISKIPMLMKFAKTLAVHRQRILSYYDYRISTGPLEGTNNKIKTMKRKAYGYRDSEFFRLKLLDLHNKRYALIG, from the coding sequence ATGTCCACAAGCTTCATATACCATGCCTTTGGCCTTCGTGACTACTTTTATAAAACAACACGTTTCATCGGTGGAATAATCACTTTTGAACTCATACCAAAACCGGAGGCGGTAAAATGCCCGGAATGTAATTCCAGGTCCGTCACCAGGAAAGGGATTGTGACAAGAGATCTCAGAACAATACCGGTAGGTTCAAAACCCGTGATTCTCAGGACGGCTATCCAGAGAATTTGGTGTTCGTTCTGTCAATTTGTCCGGCAAATCAAACTATCCTTTGCCCAGGAGGGGAAAAGCTATACCCGGGCTTTTGAACGGTATGTCTTGGAGTTGTCTCAGTTCATGACAATCAAAGATATTGCCATCCATTTAAGGATCAGCTGGGATACGATAAAGCAGATCCAGAAAGAAGACCTGCTGAGGCGTTATCGAAATATCCCCCTTGAGAAAGTCCGGCAGATTGCCATAGATGAAATTTCCATAGGGAAAGGGCATAAATACTTGACCATCGTGATGGATCTGGAATCCGGTAGAATTCTGCACGTGGGAGAAGGAAAAGGTGGTGAAGCTTTGAAATCTTTTTGGACAAAAGTGAAAATATCGAAAGCAAAAATCAAAGCCGTCAGCATCGATATGTCCCCGGCATACTTGAGTGCTGTTATTGAAAATCTTTCTGGTTCAGCAATTGTCTTTGACAGATTTCATGTTGTTAAATTGTTCAATGAGAAACTGTCGGATTTCAGGCGAAAGCTCTACAACCTTCTTGCCAATACCGGGCAACAAAAACTTCTGAAGGGAGTCCGGTGGCTTTTGTTAAAAAATCCCGAAAACCTCAGTGATGACAAGAAGGAGGCCCAACGGTTAGAAGAAGCATTGAAAATAAATCAGCCGCTATTGGTAGTCTACTACATGAAAGAGGAACTCAGGCAAATATGGAATCAAAAGAAAAAAGAAACAGCTGAAAAGATAGTCAGCAATTGGATCAATCTGGCCAATATTTCCAAAATTCCAATGTTGATGAAATTTGCCAAGACCTTGGCTGTGCACAGGCAAAGAATCCTTTCATACTATGATTACAGGATATCTACAGGTCCTTTAGAAGGGACAAATAACAAGATAAAAACCATGAAACGGAAAGCTTATGGATACAGGGATTCGGAGTTTTTCAGGTTGAAACTTTTGGACCTTCACAATAAAAGGTACGCATTAATCGGATGA
- a CDS encoding methyltransferase domain-containing protein: protein MSLTHSGVVEFGQFSTDIFKLYSAANPETDYYAVNHSLERKQIVSKINKDGLKLISGNAECLNLEELGIAKKSVDCILLLNVLESMIDPWKFLTSLIDFLSENGMIVAVFQNWGHWSTIYNLIQGVWEYGNDQLPSNEHIRFYNFSTISDLFDGVGYHVLNFDRLYNQDIKYQAFASILSNPFKQLNFDMEKFEEQALTQKYVIRAKVKEATGTMKVSNLYFQEICKAMKGDVLNIGSSDDQDKMGGCYENYFKNKASYTKLDFNQSLQADIVGNIENLKGVVSDESYDVVFCIWVLEHVKDILSAISELHRILRPNGYFIFGVPLNLKFHSFPDDYHRYTLSGFQELLKDKFKMIEIKSSGPEEPYQHDSRLNLFGSIPDMAPSGYMGMCQKI, encoded by the coding sequence TTGTCATTGACACATTCCGGAGTTGTTGAATTCGGACAATTTTCGACAGATATTTTTAAACTTTATAGTGCAGCCAATCCTGAAACGGATTACTACGCGGTAAACCATTCTTTGGAAAGAAAGCAAATCGTATCAAAAATAAACAAGGATGGATTGAAGCTCATCAGTGGTAATGCAGAGTGTTTGAATTTAGAAGAATTGGGGATTGCAAAAAAAAGTGTTGATTGCATTCTATTATTGAATGTTCTGGAAAGTATGATTGATCCTTGGAAATTTCTGACCTCCCTGATAGATTTCTTATCTGAAAACGGAATGATTGTTGCGGTTTTCCAAAATTGGGGTCACTGGTCTACAATTTACAATCTAATCCAAGGCGTCTGGGAATATGGAAATGATCAATTGCCAAGCAATGAGCATATCCGTTTTTATAATTTTTCTACCATAAGTGATCTATTTGATGGCGTGGGGTACCATGTCCTGAATTTTGACCGGTTATACAATCAAGATATAAAGTATCAAGCCTTCGCCTCTATCCTATCAAACCCTTTCAAACAATTGAATTTCGATATGGAAAAATTTGAGGAGCAGGCACTAACTCAAAAATATGTTATCCGGGCAAAAGTCAAAGAAGCGACAGGCACTATGAAGGTAAGTAATCTTTATTTTCAAGAAATTTGCAAGGCCATGAAAGGAGATGTGCTGAATATCGGTTCATCTGATGATCAGGATAAAATGGGCGGTTGTTACGAAAATTATTTTAAGAATAAAGCATCCTACACCAAATTAGATTTTAACCAAAGTCTTCAAGCCGATATTGTAGGAAATATTGAAAATTTGAAAGGCGTTGTTTCAGATGAATCATATGATGTCGTATTTTGCATCTGGGTTCTCGAACATGTTAAAGATATACTGTCCGCCATTTCTGAATTGCACAGAATATTACGACCAAACGGATATTTTATATTTGGGGTACCTCTGAATTTAAAATTTCACTCTTTCCCTGATGATTATCATCGATACACTCTTTCAGGATTTCAGGAGTTACTCAAAGATAAATTTAAAATGATTGAAATTAAATCATCCGGGCCGGAAGAGCCTTACCAGCATGACAGCCGGCTTAACCTTTTTGGCAGTATCCCAGATATGGCTCCTTCGGGATATATGGGCATGTGTCAGAAAATATGA
- a CDS encoding tetratricopeptide repeat protein, with translation MGHVYLWTHQHDKGIAQIRKAISLEPGNAKWLASLGEQLTWAGRPQEGIKSLEQAMRLDPKYPAWYLWNLGHAYYLSQEYEKAADIFQQALVKDPYFWPVHAYLGLTYDLLGDSQKARQETLAAARAIYEKSPGTWETRLPYKDRVLASKIIEKMTELGLD, from the coding sequence ATGGGGCATGTGTATTTATGGACCCATCAGCATGATAAGGGCATTGCCCAGATCCGTAAGGCCATATCCCTTGAACCGGGCAATGCCAAGTGGCTGGCCTCTTTGGGGGAACAGCTCACCTGGGCCGGCCGCCCCCAAGAGGGTATTAAATCCCTGGAACAGGCCATGCGCCTGGATCCAAAATATCCGGCCTGGTATTTATGGAACCTTGGTCATGCCTATTATCTGTCCCAAGAGTATGAAAAAGCTGCAGACATATTCCAACAGGCCCTGGTCAAAGATCCCTATTTCTGGCCGGTCCATGCCTATCTGGGTCTGACCTATGATCTTTTGGGAGACTCTCAAAAAGCACGCCAGGAAACCCTGGCCGCTGCCAGGGCCATCTATGAAAAGTCCCCTGGAACCTGGGAAACCAGGCTTCCCTATAAGGATAGGGTGCTTGCCTCTAAGATCATAGAAAAAATGACTGAACTGGGCCTTGATTGA
- a CDS encoding IS3 family transposase, with product MNAALTLSCDIGKKPSCEAFGIPRSSFYRFHSPKKHIGVSRTGSPLSLNSDEQQTVLDILHSEKYQDRAPYQVYASLLDNGQYYCSIRTMYRLLHKEHGSVPERRRQVNRPKYKKPELLATGPNQVWSWDITKLKSVTKWTYFYLYVIMDIFSRYVVGWMVAHREQTALAKKLIEKSCENQKILPGQLGLHADRGASMKSKGVAQLLVDLGVTKTHSRPHVSNDNPYSEAQFKTLKYCPQFPKTFGAIQDARTFCQDFFGYYNKEHYHSGIGLVTPEQFHYGIAKDIYESRCRTLEDAFIQNPKRFKGKIPRPPALPEEAWINKPEQKEKDIIGA from the coding sequence ATGAATGCCGCCCTAACGTTAAGTTGCGATATTGGAAAAAAGCCTTCATGTGAGGCTTTCGGTATTCCCCGATCATCTTTTTACAGATTTCATTCTCCAAAAAAACATATTGGAGTTAGTCGGACCGGATCTCCCCTTTCTTTGAATTCTGATGAACAACAAACGGTTTTGGATATTTTACATTCTGAAAAATATCAAGATCGAGCCCCATATCAGGTATATGCTTCTCTTCTTGATAACGGGCAATACTATTGTTCCATCAGAACGATGTATCGGCTTCTTCACAAAGAACATGGTTCTGTGCCGGAGCGAAGACGGCAGGTAAATCGCCCGAAATATAAAAAACCTGAATTGCTGGCAACCGGACCTAATCAGGTTTGGTCCTGGGATATTACCAAGTTGAAAAGTGTCACAAAATGGACCTACTTCTATCTATATGTAATCATGGATATTTTCAGCAGGTATGTTGTCGGCTGGATGGTCGCCCATAGAGAACAAACAGCATTGGCCAAAAAGCTAATTGAAAAGTCCTGTGAAAACCAGAAGATATTACCCGGTCAGCTTGGGCTACATGCAGATCGGGGAGCCAGTATGAAATCCAAAGGGGTTGCCCAGCTTCTTGTCGATTTAGGGGTAACCAAAACCCACAGTCGACCACATGTCAGCAATGATAACCCATACTCTGAAGCCCAGTTTAAAACATTGAAATATTGTCCACAATTTCCCAAAACTTTTGGTGCTATTCAGGATGCAAGAACCTTCTGCCAGGATTTTTTTGGATACTACAACAAAGAGCATTACCATTCTGGTATTGGCCTGGTAACCCCAGAACAATTTCATTATGGCATTGCTAAAGATATTTATGAATCTCGCTGCCGAACATTGGAGGATGCATTTATTCAAAACCCAAAACGATTTAAGGGAAAAATACCGAGGCCACCGGCTTTACCAGAAGAAGCCTGGATTAACAAACCGGAACAAAAAGAGAAGGATATTATTGGAGCTTAA
- a CDS encoding glycosyltransferase, with protein MSDFWKNKTILVYIALAHHTRFIFPVVEQLARQGAKVLYLVGQAERSQEITAINLGLEYTHVFDWVCEKDQDEIQENYQRLRQVFSNSLKQSYLYSTPPVTVTDKTIYSTAMEYVGFKNAIKKNKPDLCLALHELNRWGKMFAFWAKKFNVPILTFQEGLYYGMDYAYTGHLQHSTFNLVWGNRIKRKLADYEAPANRIIEVGNTHLAGEIKRQAEHGIRKKKSKEYQCENKLAILLLFSGEIPEITQLHPLFKAVAESKESRLFIKFHPAAKYEQVAHWISLIPKPYQSVITTFSGDDPLYDLLSMSDVVLLAQASTTGLEALFFGKPLVLLDIKMTQKLPYSFTEFNVAAKMTPQAFGTAVLKNKDFSGLTDPKDIDQYLKDELSGTKNAIERVVDISKQVIKANLRSAQASLNSSANTSKDWSIILELPQHPNEILRQLEALAVHSENSGSFEVILIEPPNLSKEAIGILDTLKGDLIRLSIKEGQTLTGMMNTAACLASGTFLIFMKDTLLPMKNWLCHLNSGIKITPRSVLTNTCRLIFPRLKRKTNFK; from the coding sequence ATGTCTGATTTCTGGAAGAATAAAACCATTCTGGTCTATATTGCCCTGGCCCACCATACCCGGTTTATCTTCCCTGTTGTTGAACAGCTTGCCAGACAAGGGGCCAAGGTTCTTTACCTGGTCGGCCAGGCTGAAAGATCCCAGGAAATAACCGCCATCAACCTGGGCCTGGAGTATACCCATGTGTTTGACTGGGTCTGTGAAAAAGACCAGGATGAAATCCAGGAAAACTATCAGCGTTTGAGACAGGTTTTTTCAAACAGCTTAAAACAAAGCTATCTGTACTCAACACCCCCTGTCACGGTCACGGACAAAACCATCTATTCCACGGCCATGGAATATGTGGGATTTAAAAACGCCATCAAAAAAAACAAGCCCGACCTCTGTCTTGCCCTTCACGAACTCAACCGCTGGGGAAAGATGTTTGCCTTTTGGGCCAAAAAATTCAATGTACCGATTTTGACCTTTCAAGAAGGCCTATACTACGGAATGGACTATGCCTATACCGGGCATTTGCAGCACTCCACATTCAACCTGGTCTGGGGCAATCGAATCAAACGCAAGCTTGCAGATTATGAAGCCCCGGCAAACCGGATCATCGAAGTGGGCAATACCCATTTAGCAGGGGAAATCAAACGCCAGGCAGAACATGGGATTCGGAAGAAAAAAAGCAAAGAATATCAATGTGAAAACAAACTTGCCATCCTCCTTCTTTTTTCAGGAGAGATCCCGGAAATCACCCAATTGCATCCCCTTTTTAAGGCTGTGGCTGAATCAAAGGAGAGCAGGCTTTTTATCAAATTTCACCCGGCAGCCAAATACGAACAGGTGGCCCATTGGATTTCCCTGATCCCCAAGCCCTACCAATCCGTCATCACCACATTTTCAGGGGATGACCCCCTGTACGATCTTTTGTCCATGAGTGACGTGGTCCTGCTTGCCCAGGCCAGCACCACAGGGCTGGAGGCCCTGTTCTTCGGCAAACCCCTGGTGCTTCTGGACATTAAAATGACCCAGAAACTGCCCTATTCATTTACCGAGTTCAATGTGGCGGCAAAAATGACACCCCAAGCCTTTGGAACAGCAGTTTTGAAAAACAAAGATTTTTCCGGGCTTACAGACCCAAAAGATATTGACCAGTATCTGAAAGATGAGCTTTCAGGAACGAAAAATGCCATTGAACGGGTGGTGGATATTTCTAAACAGGTCATTAAAGCAAACCTAAGATCTGCCCAAGCCTCCCTTAATTCATCGGCAAACACGTCCAAAGACTGGTCCATCATCCTTGAACTGCCCCAACACCCAAACGAGATATTAAGGCAGCTTGAGGCCCTTGCCGTACATTCGGAAAACAGCGGCAGCTTTGAGGTGATCCTCATTGAACCCCCAAATTTATCAAAGGAGGCGATTGGCATCTTAGACACCCTTAAAGGAGATCTGATCCGGCTTTCCATAAAAGAGGGTCAGACCCTGACAGGGATGATGAACACGGCGGCCTGCCTTGCCTCCGGCACCTTCCTGATTTTCATGAAAGACACCCTTTTACCCATGAAAAACTGGCTTTGTCATCTAAACTCCGGGATAAAAATAACGCCCCGGTCTGTCCTTACCAATACCTGCCGGCTGATTTTCCCAAGGCTCAAAAGGAAAACCAATTTCAAATGA